Proteins encoded by one window of Glycine soja cultivar W05 chromosome 15, ASM419377v2, whole genome shotgun sequence:
- the LOC114386026 gene encoding uncharacterized protein LOC114386026, translating into MSNQKSRVSHQESRSPGGTIGKATGRPTVKQLWKVVMTRSKMVSMNEGEKRIGEEKQQLVTEPEINPVVEPLSETEEEVEAEDDQQKEIPIINKYIHSENIIVEGNCSAVIQRILPPKHKDPGSVTILCAIGEVFVGKALIDLGASINLMPLSMCWRLGELEIMPTRMTLQLADRSITRPFRVIEDVLVRVKHLTFPADFVVMDIEEDSKIPLILGRPFMSTASCAVDMGKGKLELSVNNQNVTFDLFDTIKHSSDHKACFKMDKVEQEIDMVAKAMVMQTPLEKVLTNTLECLIAAQEKEVHSCLKELEGEQESFAERMKVEELKRDRPPEEAKVELKTLPKHLKYVFL; encoded by the exons ATGTCCAATCAAAAGAGCAGAGTCAGCCATCAAGAATCTAgaagtccaggtgggacaaTTGGCAAAGCAACTGGCAGACCGACCGTCAAGCAGCTTTGGAAGGTTGTTATGACTAGAAGCAAAATGGTGAGCATGAATGAAGGTGAGAAGAGGATAGGTGAAGAAAAACAACAGCTGGTGACTGAACCAGAAATTAACCCAGTGGTAGAACCTTTGAGTGAGACTGAGGAAGAAGTGGAAGCAGAAGATGATCAACAGAAGGAGATACCAATAAtt AATAAGTACATTCACAGTGAAAACATCATTGTGGAAGGAAACTGCAGTGCTGTAATTCAGAGGATccttccacctaagcacaaagatcctgggagtgtGACTATTTTGTGTGCAATTGGTGAAGTTTTTGTTGGCAAGGCTCTTATTGATTTGGGAGCCAGTATTAATTTGATGCCGCTTTCCATGTGCTGGAGGCTtggagagttggagataatgCCGACTAGGATGACTTTACAGTTAGCAGATCGCTCCATCACCAGACCCTTTAGAGTGATAGAAGATGTTTTAGTTCGGGTCAAACACCTTACCTTCCCAGCTGATTTCGTAGTGATGGACATAGAAGAGGACTCTAAGATTCCCTTAATCTTAGGGCGTCCATTTATGTCAACCGCTAGTTGTGCAGTAGATATGGGGAAGGGAAAGTTGGAGCTGAGTGTTAACAATCAAAATGTtacttttgatttatttgacacTATCAAGCATTCGAGTGATCATAAGGCCTGTTTTAAGATGGATAAGGTGGAACAAGAGATTGATATGGTAGCTAAAGCCATGGTTATGCAAACTCCACTTGAAAAAGTGCTTACCAACACCCTTGAGTGTTTGATTGCAGCACAAGAAAAAGAAGTGCATAGTTGCTTGAAGGAATTAGAAGGTGAGCAAGAGAGTTTTGCTGAAAGGATGAAAGTTGAAGAGTTAAAGAGAGACAGACCACCAGAGGAAGCAAAAGTGGAATTGAAGACCCTTCCTAAGCATTTAAAGTATGTATTTTTATGA
- the LOC114386027 gene encoding uncharacterized protein LOC114386027 yields MVYGKSYHLPVELEHKAYWALKFLNFDETASGEQRKTQLLELDEMRWNAYESAKLYKDKVRAYHDKKLLKKEFRPGQQVLMFNSRLKLFSGKLKSNIKEVRSYGAVELVDPHSSTPNKSSVVNGQRLKLYHGGSIDRLNTIIHFQDP; encoded by the coding sequence ATGGTTTACGGCAAATCCTATCATTTACCAGTAGAATTGGAGCATAAAGCATATTGGGCTTTgaagtttttgaattttgatgagaCTGCTTCAGGGGAACAAAGGAAAACACAGCTGTTGGAGTTAGACGAAATGAGATGGAATGCTTATGAGTCTGCCAAATTGTATAAAGATAAAGTAAGGGCCTATCATGATAAGAAGCTGCTCAAGAAGGAATTCAGACCAGGACAACAAGTATTGATGTTTAACTCCAGACTGAAGTTATTTTCGGGAAAACTCAAATCCAATATCAAAGAGGTTAGGTCATATGGAGCTGTAGAATTGGTTGATCCTCATTCATCAACTCCAAACAAATCATCGGTAGTCAATGGTCAGAGATTGAAGTTGTACCATGGTGGAAGCATTGATAGGCTAAACACCATTATTCACTTTCAGGACCCATGA
- the LOC114386028 gene encoding uncharacterized protein LOC114386028, whose product MEIAENLDSNEDLGPTENPPDDTNLEPLILVNALTGVAKFRTMRVTGQVRKKPLHILIDNGSTHNFLDVNVAKKLGCKIEDMDPVSVIVADRARVQINTMVKGFSWLIQNTIFSSDILLLPLGCCDMALGIEWLITLGNITWNFDKLTMEFTAQGKRHVLRGNSSTNIKITRKQRIHKTLATGVHISMLQVCESEEGLLLHSLSTHDTSSSIPDSIDKLLLQYEDLFAVPTTLPPRRPDHDHTIPLVQGTNPVNKRPYRDLNKSTVKNRFPIALVDDLLDELHGSTVFSKIDLRSGYNQVRMVEADVHKTTFKTHSGHYEYLVMLFGLTNAPATFQGLMNSVFQEYLRRFLLVFFDDILIYSKSMEDHLHHL is encoded by the exons ATGGAAATAGCTGAGAATTTGGACTCTAATGAAGACCTAGGACCTACTGAAAACCCTCCTGATGACACCAATCTGGAACCCTTGATTTTAGTAAATGCCCTAACTGGAGTAGCCAAGTTTCGGACCATGAGAGTCACTGGTCAGGTAAGAAAGAAGCCCCTACACATTCTCATTGACAATGGGAGCACCCATAATTTCTTAGATGTTAATGTAGCCAAGAAGCTAGGGTGCAAAATTGAAGATATGGATCCTGTTAGTGTCATTGTGGCTGATAGGGCTAGAGTGCAGATTAATACTATGGTGAAAGGGTTCTCTTGGCTTATACAGAACACTATATTCAGTTCAGATATCTTGCTATTACCCTTAGGCTGCTGTGATATGGCTCTTGGTATCGAATGGCTGATTACATTGGGGAATATCACATGGAACTTTGACAAGTTAACCATGGAGTTCACTGCTCAAGGAAAAAGGCATGTCTTGAGAGGCAATTCTTCTACAAATATTAAGATAACTAGGAAGCAGCGGATACATAAGACACTAGCTACAGGAGTTCACATTTCTATGTTGCAAGTATGTGAGTCTGAAGAAGGATTGCTGCTCCACTCCCTGTCCACTCATGATACATCTTCCTCAATTCCTGACAGTATTGATAAATTGCTACTTCAATATGAAGATTTGTTTGCAGTACCCACTACTCTACCACCTAGAAGACCAGATCATGATCATACTATTCCCTTGGTGCAAGGAACTAACCCTGTGAATAAGAGACCATACAG GGACCTCAACAAGAGTACAGTAAAAAATAGGTTCCCTATAGCCTTGGTTGATGATCTATTGGATGAGCTACATGGCTCTACTGTATTTTCCAAAATTGACTTAAGGTCTGGCTATAATCAAGTCAGAATGGTGGAGGCAGATGTACAtaaaacaactttcaaaactCATTCAGGGCATTATGAGTACTTGGTTATGCTTTTTGGCTTAACCAATGCCCCTGCCACATTTCAGGGCTTAATGAATTCGGTGTTTCAAGAATACTTGAGGAGGTTCCTGTTGGTCTTTTTTGACGACATTCTGATTTACAGCAAGAGCATGGAGGATCACTTGCATCATTTATAA